The Ailuropoda melanoleuca isolate Jingjing chromosome 4, ASM200744v2, whole genome shotgun sequence region AATTGTGGGCTTCCTCTACATATGAGAGAAAGAATTTGGTAGAAGGCTGTATTTCATTCATCCAGAATAAACTGCTAGAGAGCCTATGCACATTATACGTATAAGAGATTACACTGAGTACCTTTACACCAGAAAGACTGGTCCTGTCTTCCTAAATGCTTTATATACTTTCTAGCACCTTCCCCGTGTACTAATAATATATTGATAGCAACAATAACAGAACTGATGAAAGTTAAATATTAAGTAACATATCTTTATAGCACATAAAGTTATCCTTCACAAAAGGTAATAGTTTTTCTCTCTAATGGGATCTTAGATTGTTAAATGATCAACATAATTGTTGAACTAatataataattcatttaaaaacatgtagctaatatatatttattttagaagtgttTGAAGGTAGTTAATagtcctctcaaaaaaaaaattataccttctcaggaagagagaaaagtcatTGTAATCGAAACACTGGAGCTTTAGCCGATTTATAAATTGAAAGACAATAACTCGCCCATCTTACAACACAGATCTATACTAAAAGCGGGCTAAACACAACTCTCCCCTTTCTTGTTAGTCTTCGATGATCTAACATGGTTttctcaaaaaaggaaacaactaaACCAAATCTAGCAAAAGTTACTTTTGCCAATAATGCTTAAAATATAGTGTTGCTAACTTACCTCTTTCGGACCCTTCATAATAGAAAGTTGTTCACTAACGTACGGAATTAAATTATGTAAGATgaatatatcacctcttcttgcACGAAAACAGATGATGAAACTCATAGTGACTATTTTAGTGAATTAATTCACTTCAGCGCTTTGAAGAAATactgcattttttgttttctgacttttttggTAACGATCAGAATTATACAGCTTTAGACTTCAGAGACCATGTAGTTCAACTGCCCTATTTTATAGGGAAGAAGTGGAGAGCCTAAGCCATTTGTcaaatataactttatattttcaCGTAAGCCAGTTTACATATACTTTGCTTTGCATTAACCAGTACAGACAATTAATTTAGCTGATCAGAAAGTGTTAACAATGGATACATAAACCATATTTCAGGTGACTGGAGAACTCCGAGGCGTTCTTCCTGACAATACCATAAACTGAACAGCTCAGGAGAGATTATAATTCAGTGCacttttttatttagttgagaaaGTCTATAAAATGGTTTATACAAAATGAGTGGCTCCTGAAATCATTTCCGTACAGAGCTttgcaaaaatgaatgaattaaaacatGCTGGTCTGATTCCTAATTGCCAGCTCTCATGAAACTGAGCACTGACCAAGCActagttttgttgctgttgttcacGCGTGTAAGCATCTGACGAGCTGGGCTAACATACTGGCATATACTATTGGGTGGTAGAATGGAGTCATTCAAAAAATCCGTTTGTCTGTCCtattaaaaaccacaaaagagaaaaaggacaatATTAATTACTAGTAAGGTCTCCTTGGTTGGTAGAATTTGGAGAGGGGGGAATACTTCTAATTGGTATTTTTTAgaaaaacctaatttaaaaaattaacttttaaaattaatttcttatttttaattgaagtacagttgccatataatattagtttcaggtgtacaacatagtgatttaacatgACATGCATTAGAAAATGTTCAccgtaagtgtagttaccatctgtcaccatacaaattATTACAATATGATCGACAGTACTTCCTATGTTGTGCTTTTCATCCCTgcgacttatttattttataacaggagctttgtacctcttaatcctcttcattgatttcatctgattttgtaaaacagtatttaaaaggaaagactCTATGTAAACTTAATATGTGATTAGGCTAAATTCttgtgggttggttttttttttttttactatagcaatattttttatttccgaAAGCAATTTTTACACCAAAATGTTTAAGGACAGAAGCTCCCCGTGCTCCTTCTATTGGGTGGGAAAGAGGCTCCTGAACCCCTGGGCCACTGCGGGGCGCCCACAGTGGGAGGCTTTTGTCACTAGGGGGCGCTCCCGCAAAAGAAGCTCACCCCACcttgggggaaaagggaaaaaggaaaaaatcctacTTCACCTGCCTAAGAACTGTCTGATAagaattcccccccccctttttttggagTATATCTTAACAGAAACGCTCACATTTCAGTCATATTGTCTGCCAAAAGAAGTGCTCACTGAGAAATAAACCCATTTCCTTTTACAGAGAACAGAGTATAAACACATCCCCCCAAAAGTTGTGGGGAGGGGATTTAGACGATCACATTTTAGTATCTTCTGTCTCTATTCTATTTACTCCAGCCCTACTTTGACAAACTCACTTTGTGTTCCcgaggaaagggagacagagacagagagagaccgaGACAGAGAGAccgagacacagagagacagaagagagacagagagacaagccagagacagggagacagagcagagacagagagacagagacagaaacagagacagagagagactgagacagagagatagagacagagagacacagagagacagagcagagacagagagacaaggcagagacagggagacagagaagagacagagagacagagatggaaacagagagcagatacagagagacagagagagaaacagagacattgagagacagagacagaaccagagagcagagacagagagacagagatggaaacagcagagatagagacacagagagatggaaacagagCATATAGAGACACAGAGACGGACAcagagagagcagacagagagacagagactgagacagagaggcagagatggaaacagagcagatagagacacagagacagacacagagacagagcagagacagagagacagagactgagacagagcagagacagagagaaacacagacaaAGAGATACAGATTGAGAGAGTTCTTCCTTGGGGGTTCCTGCCCCTGGGAaccccaggcctggctcagggGTCCGCACCGCTCGCCCAGGGCGTCTCTGCCCAGGGACCCTGTGTGCTGGTCCTTCTAAGGGTGGAGGCTTTTAATTCCTGCACGCACCCTCCCTTCTGGTATTGTACTGAGAACACCTTTCCCCATCAGATCGCTGACTTGGAGGATGTCCAGCTCTTGCCCAGAAAGTGCCAATAAAATGGGAAAGCACGCAATTGATTGATAATacattttacaagaaaaaaaattaaaggagataaaCTGTTGAAGCCTCACAAATGTGCCTGCCTGCATCCAAAGAACCCAAACTTTCAGAAAGACTAGGCCTGGAGGGGGTGCCCCAGGAGGTCTCCTGCGGACGTTTCTGAGGAAGGCGAGCGAGCCACCAGCCCCCACAACCCGGAGTGCGGACCGCACTGTCCCCTGCGGGAGGGGCTTCGGCTCGACCTTCCGCGTGGATTGGGGGGATGAGCGTGTTGAGGAGGGGGCTGTCACGTGTCCTGCCAGGTAACTGTGTGCATCCCGAGGTTACCAGAGCTTTGCCCATGTCCTACCCTGAacccaggcccctgccctgggggctgCCCGGCCTCGGGGACCTGGCCTGCTGCTCCAGGCCGTGGGGCGGTGCAGACCTCTTGGGGTCCTGAGAGTGGCCCCCAGCCACGCCGGAAGATTCCTCCAAAAAGGATAGACTCTAATTGACTTATTAAATGTCGAGGCAATCAGGCAGCTCCTTTTTTAATAGCCCAAGATCTACATTTAGACAAAAACAGATCTGAGTTCCTGGTAAAGGCGTTTCTTCTCATCCTGTCACAAGTGACAGGAACGgagggaaacagactgagggagagaagggggaggggaagacgaAGGGGAGGGAGGCGAGGgacgggggaggggaagaggggagagatggggtagggagagaggggagggagccggAGGAGATGACGaaggaggagatgggggaggggaggagatggggcagagggaagagaggacggggtagagaggagggagggggagggaagagggggagacaGACGGGGGTAGGGAGAGAtgggaggagatggggggggtGTCTGACGAAGATCCGCACAGTGGTACGAACACTTCAGCGGCTTCTAATTAAAGCCCCGCGCGGAGCCCTCGGGGACCGGCCTGACGTCGGCGGGCGCGGGGATAAGAAGCGGCCGCGGTAGGAGCGCAGCCCAGGCAGCCGCGCGTCCGGCGCTCCGAGCGGCCGAGCCACCGCGTCTCCATCCCCGCGCGTCCTGTGCGCTCCGCACGCCGGGTCCCCGCGGGGCATGGAGTAGCGGGGCGCGCGGCGGCTCCGGGACGCGGGGACAGGCGCCGGGACAGAAGCCGAAGGACGCCCGCGGCTCCGGGACACGGGGACAGGTAATCTGGCCGGGCTGCGACGCGCAGGTGGCCCCACGGGCGGCGCCGGGCAGGTGTGGGccgggctccctcccctccccgatGGCGGGGGGTTTCCAAAACAGGGCACCGCGGGCGGCCGGAGCGAGGGTCCCGGGGCGGAGGGCCTTTTGGGAACACGCGGCGGGAGGAGGGGGCGACCACCACACAAAGGCGTTGCTGCAAACTTGAGCGCAGCCGCTCGGGCGGGGCGCGCGGCCCCCACTCACCGGAGAGCGCCACGCTGCCCGGTCGGGAGGAGATAGGTGCGCGGGCAGGACCCTCCTAGCGTCCTCCAGCCTTCCTGGACGGGTGGGCGCGCGGCCGCCCCGCCGGCGGAGTAGGCGCCGCAGCGCCGCTTGGCTTTAGAGGTTAAGAAAGTTGTGCCGACGCCGTGCGCTGCGAAACGCAGGCGGATGTGCCATTCCTCCGAAAGTTGGGAGGGCCGGCGCGGGGGCGGGACGCGGGCGGGAGGAGGCGCGCAGAGGAGGGCGGCGGCGCCCGAGGCGAGGCTCTCGGCATCACCGCAGCGGGACCTCCCCGGGTCCCGGGGACACCGCGTCCCAGCCTCCGCCGCCGGCCCCTCATCCGCCCGGGGTTGCGAGGGGCCGCGGTCTCAGTGGGAGAGCCTCGCCTCGCCTCCGCCAGCACCCGCCGACTTTCTTTCCCGGTCTCCCCCTCCAGCGAGCCGAGCTCCCTCCGGCCGAGCGAGCGCACGATGCGCGGGCCTGGGCGCCCCctcctcctggggctgctgctaGTGCTGGGGGCGGCGGGGCCCGGAGTCGCCGAGCCCCGGGAGGCGGCCGACAGACAGACCCTGCTGCGGCTCATCGTGGAGATCCTCCAGGAGCTCAAGAAGTACCATTCGGGCGAGTCGAAGAGGCTGCCGCTCTCGGGCCAGCACGACTACACTCTGGGCCGCCGGGAGGCGTCGGACTACCCGGTTTATCCCGAGGAGCAGAGAGTGGGTGAGTGCCCTTGCCTCGGGCTTGCGGACCGAGTGACCTGCCTCCGACGGTTCCCTGGGTGTGTGCAGTGTAGACGGAACGTCTCAGGAGACACTAGAACTCGTGTTTGCTTGGAAATAGAATGGTCTTtgagaaaatatacatatttttaacaaGATAAAACCATTTCgagtgtttgaaaaaaaaactaggcattttttttttaaagaagaaaacaggaggtcGGTCAATGATGCCGCCTCGCGTATAAATGTCCCTACTCCACTTCTAAGACACGTGAGTTGTTACCTAGGTTGGGAGCTTTGGCACAGAACTGTCATCTGTTATttaggaaatggaaatattttcagcaaAGCACTTTCAACTGAGACAGAAACGTTTCAGagccacccctccacccccctctgcCAATGGCAGAGCCTTCCCAGAGTGGGTGCCCCATGGGAAATTTCCAAAGAAAGCAGGCAAGCTTTTAATGCTTTCATGACACAATTAGGTCAAATGTGATAAGGTCAATTTCATACAGACTGACATTCAAGAGATGTCTAAGCCTTGCAAGTGAAGAGGTCCACAAGAAACCGCTCCGTCCTCAGATGAGGGCTACGGTTGGTAAAACAAAGTGCCATCACATGCAATCACAGCAAAAGTTACTATCCAAAACAAGGGAGTGAAAAATGGTTACAGGTGACcgtaaaaaagcaaaacaaggccTGGAGTTGGAAAGAATGTCAGTGGGACCATTGCTAGTTCCCAAGTAAAAGCTGAGTGCTGTCTTTCTCTGGGAATTGTGCTTTAATCTTATAAACCAGGTGAATATCTACTTCCATGCATTTACACCAGCCCTCATAACAGTGGTTTTGAAGGCATTTAACCCTTTTGATAAATATATACCTAGAAAAAAAGTCTTATaacaagttttgtttgtttgaaggaTTGGGTCTTCATTCTAGAACTTTGAGAGCTTGTGGTATTTGATTACCAAGCTgtccaaaatgaaaatgtctaGAAGTGATTTATATACGGGAAGCTACCATCAACAGACACCCCTCTTCACCCTTACATAACTTACGGTCTCTGTCTTTACACTCGTGGCAGAGACAAGACAAGTAATGTTGAAGCTTTGTGAATAGCTCATACTTTATCTGAAGAAAACTGTGACCCTGATTCCAAGTCTTCGCATTATGTCGTGTACAGTAATCAAGGGGGCTCCAATCTGTTTTATTTAGTGCTATGTAACATGGATAACAAAGAGGTTCCAATAACTTTTCTTCAACATTCACTTAGATCACATGAAAAAACAAAGGTTCTTTCAAGCAATGCGATAATCAGCCTCTTTCCCTTCAAACAGAAATTGTTCCTCGGGATCTGAGGATGAAGGACAAGTTTCTAAAACATCTTACAGGTAAGTGCCCTCGTCCCTTTACCTGTGCCCAGTTCTGGCATCCTGCAAGTCCTCACAATCTGCTTCTTCCATGTTCCAGGTCCTCTTTATTTCAGTCCAAAGTGCAGCAAGCACTTTCACAGACTTTACCACAACACCAGAGACTGCACCATCCCTGCATGTAAGTGACAGAATCCTGATTGCTTTGGGAAGACCGGCACATATCGATGTGTTTCTCGTGTCCTTCCACGCCACCTTCTAAATCTCCTCTTTGCTAATATATATTCCCTCTTAGCTATGGAGTTAAGGGTTAGGGTGACCAGACCATAGAAGAGGGTGACTGCATTCTATAGCAGCTCGTGccaaatggaaaattatttacATTCACTGGAATTAATCAACTCTTGGAATGGGCTGAACTCTTCCATTCACATTCTTGTTGTGTTTATGGATTCTGGCATGATGTCTATATTTGTATCTATGCAATATGACAAACAAACGTTAAGAGTGAGTTGCTAGGATGACTGCCGTGGTGTTGCGTGCTCTGGAGTAGAGACAGTCTGTGGACCAGGGCCCCCCCACCCTGACTGGACGCTGCTCTTCAGTAACCCAGAAACACGGAGCTCCCTCTCGGTCTACGGCTCAGCAATAGCTTTCTGATTGTATCTGAAAGAAAAGGTATTTCATTCCCCCAAAAATGGTCACTAGTGCTCTTCAGAAAACATGTACTGATGACAAGTGGCTTATTAGCTAGAGTGGCATCAGTTAAGGCCCTACACCAATTTTCTTCGTAGGGACTACAGCTTTCATTTCATATGAGGCTCGCAGGAGAAAGGTGGTGCAGACACCCCGTGTGTCTTCGTAGCTGCCTTCAGAGACCATCCAGACCAGacttccctgccctgcctccaaaaacgaaaagtaaaaaaaacaagcCACTTTGTATGGAAGTTCTTCCGCTTAGGCAGTAAGGTTGCCCCAGATAATCGCAGCGGCCGTGCGTGGAGCTCCTTGTCCAGACGCGTTGAGGAAGCTGGCCGAAGCCGGCGGTAAGACGGGGAGCACCACCTTCTGCAGGGAGCGGGGGTGCCCCGCGTGAAGGCCCTCGGGCTCTCACCGCTGCCAGGGCTCAGCCACGGCGAGCTGCACACCTGTCCCACAGAGCTTGGATTCTTATTTTTCAAGCACTGGCTGCTTTggtccatcctcccatccatgcCCTATGCTCCTGGCAcgtcccctctcccccttcctccctctgaaaTGGAATCGCCTTCTGTTTGACAGTTATTCATTATTCCATGGGCCAGAGAACcttctcatttttattgctgaaatgtgtatttttaactgCCATCTTACAATAATAGGATCGCAGATTCTGAATTTGATCTCTGGGGTCATTACTTCTACTAATCTTCTCAtatatggatgaggaaacagacaacaTGCTTAAATTCCTTGTGCCCTgacacacagacaccacacactcgaccctgccaacccttccccAGGACACCATGAGTGCCCACACTCACTGCCTCCTTTGCTCAGAGTAACTCAGCCACATGCCACCCAGATCCCTGCTCACCCGTTATGGGAGGTGGCCATCAGGGTCCATCACAGTTCCCCTCGGGCCTGGGAGACATGAAGCCCACAGCTGTGTGCACTGGGTGAGTGGCTACTTACACTTTACCCATATGGAGGTGGAGAGCCAAAGCTGGGCCACTTCTGTGTTGCTTCAGGCTGTAGGAAAGAAAACGAGAACCCTGGGAGGTCAGGACTGAAAGGAACCAGAGCCTTCtaactcaaagtgtggtcccaagGGCAGCTCTTCAGAGTCTCCCCAGACCACCTTCACAAGACGCCCAGATGACGTTAGGGCTGGAGAGCatgtgggtggggtgggatggtgGTCAACTTCACGGTCTCTAGATGTGCTGCAAATGCAAGTATTTACCTTGAACTCACACAACACTGCATCCACACGTACTCTATCTAGGAAAACTGCCTCCTAAAATATTTGGTGCAactggggaagaggggaaaaatgcCAGGAATCCAGACGACCCAGCCTCCAGCTGTTAGACTTTCCCCTTTGAACACAAACTATTACATCATCGAAATATTTAGGAGCTGCATTTTTAGGGGTTAGCGGCTTGTCCGACATATTGTGCAAATTCATTGTTGTCAATTTACTCATTCATCCAGAATTTCAGTTAAGAGCATGAATTCTTCCATTCTTAAGTAGGATTTTGAGACTCTCGAGAAGTGAACTTTAGTAATTTATAAACTGCTGTCGCTTTCCACAGAACTTCAAACTGAGGAAATCCTTTATGGCCACGATCACCAAACCTCACTTGTTTCTCTGAGGTTAGCACCTATGGAATAATTTAATAGGAAATTAGGTGAGATATCAAAGAAAACCTGTCTGTACTCAGAAATTAGCTTATTGCTTCCTTTCACCATCCAAACCAGGTCTTTCTTCTCTGTTACTTGTTGACCCACTTTCTTTACATTGTTAT contains the following coding sequences:
- the ALKAL2 gene encoding ALK and LTK ligand 2, with product MRGPGRPLLLGLLLVLGAAGPGVAEPREAADRQTLLRLIVEILQELKKYHSGESKRLPLSGQHDYTLGRREASDYPVYPEEQRVEIVPRDLRMKDKFLKHLTGPLYFSPKCSKHFHRLYHNTRDCTIPAYYKRCARLLTRLAVSPMCMEG